One stretch of Rhodoferax lithotrophicus DNA includes these proteins:
- the ygiD gene encoding 4,5-DOPA dioxygenase extradiol, whose product MINLKPSVRMPVFFVGHGSPMNVIEDTTYRQSWQALGHEFGQKWPKPQLILCISAHWLTQGWWLTAMAQPKTIHDFGGFPQALFDQQYLVSGFPAAAQELASLLIQPDTQQPLYLDEQTWGLDHGAWGVLKPMFPSADVPVIQLSMDASQPIPMHYQLGQQLKKLRNHGVLIVASGNIVHNLRALRRDAPDNQTYDWAMSFDQAVAQLIESNQLPALQDAPQLPTYGLAHPTSDHFLPLLYAAGAVEVGEPMRFFNTGFQAASISMRSVIWD is encoded by the coding sequence CAATCTCAAACCATCCGTGCGTATGCCCGTGTTCTTCGTGGGGCATGGTAGCCCCATGAATGTGATCGAAGACACCACTTATCGCCAAAGCTGGCAGGCGCTGGGTCACGAGTTTGGTCAAAAATGGCCCAAGCCCCAGTTGATTTTATGTATTTCAGCCCATTGGCTCACCCAAGGCTGGTGGCTGACAGCCATGGCGCAACCCAAAACCATCCATGATTTTGGCGGTTTCCCGCAGGCTTTGTTTGACCAGCAATATCTGGTGTCCGGCTTTCCGGCTGCTGCGCAAGAATTGGCGAGCTTGCTGATCCAGCCAGACACGCAGCAGCCCCTGTATCTCGATGAGCAAACCTGGGGCCTGGACCATGGTGCCTGGGGGGTGCTCAAACCCATGTTCCCGTCGGCCGACGTTCCGGTGATTCAGCTCAGCATGGATGCCAGCCAGCCCATCCCCATGCACTACCAGTTGGGGCAACAGCTGAAAAAACTGCGCAACCACGGCGTACTAATCGTCGCCAGCGGCAATATCGTGCACAACTTGCGGGCACTGCGCCGCGATGCCCCCGATAACCAGACCTATGACTGGGCGATGAGTTTTGACCAAGCTGTGGCACAGCTCATCGAATCGAACCAACTACCAGCCTTGCAGGATGCGCCCCAACTGCCCACCTATGGTTTGGCACACCCCACGAGCGATCATTTTCTGCCCTTGCTTTATGCGGCAGGGGCGGTGGAGGTTGGTGAGCCCATGCGCTTTTTTAACACCGGTTTTCAGGCTGCATCCATCTCGATGCGCTCGGTGATATGGGATTGA
- a CDS encoding Rossmann-like and DUF2520 domain-containing protein — MQSINILGAGRVGQTLGRLLAQSTGYRVQGVLTRHASSAQAAVDFIGTGQAHTELRTMPAADLWMLAVPDGQIAPMAAALAELEGMQPALVFHCSGALCASELHPLQTKGWQVASAHCLLSFAQPATALGQFAGTPCALEGDTQALPVLRTLFTQLGATCFELASADKLLYHAGAVFATNFLPVLQDLAERLWQHVNMPPELARQMRATLLTNAVNNIVQLGPQAALTGPAARGDAALVAQQGQAVSLWDTQAGVAYQALSDLACQLAQCPPG, encoded by the coding sequence ATGCAATCGATCAACATCTTGGGTGCAGGGCGGGTTGGGCAGACGCTGGGGCGCTTGCTGGCCCAAAGCACGGGCTACCGGGTGCAGGGTGTACTGACCCGCCACGCCAGTTCTGCCCAGGCGGCGGTTGATTTCATCGGCACGGGGCAAGCGCACACCGAGCTGCGAACCATGCCAGCGGCAGACCTGTGGATGCTGGCCGTGCCAGACGGGCAGATTGCGCCCATGGCAGCTGCTCTGGCCGAACTTGAGGGCATGCAACCCGCACTGGTTTTTCATTGCAGCGGGGCGCTGTGTGCCAGTGAGTTACACCCCCTGCAGACCAAGGGTTGGCAGGTAGCCAGCGCACACTGCCTGCTGAGTTTTGCCCAGCCGGCCACCGCACTTGGGCAATTTGCCGGTACACCTTGTGCGCTGGAGGGGGATACCCAGGCCTTGCCGGTATTGCGTACCCTGTTCACTCAATTGGGGGCGACCTGTTTTGAGCTGGCGAGTGCGGACAAACTGCTCTACCACGCCGGTGCCGTGTTTGCCACCAATTTTTTGCCGGTGCTGCAAGACCTGGCAGAACGTTTGTGGCAACACGTCAACATGCCCCCAGAGTTGGCCCGACAGATGCGGGCCACGCTGCTGACGAATGCAGTGAACAACATCGTGCAGCTTGGCCCCCAAGCTGCACTGACCGGGCCAGCAGCACGCGGAGATGCCGCACTGGTTGCCCAGCAGGGTCAGGCAGTTTCACTTTGGGATACACAAGCTGGTGTGGCTTACCAAGCCTTGAGCGATTTAGCCTGCCAATTGGCCCAGTGCCCGCCTGGATGA